The sequence GATGAGAAGCTATCTTTTGATCTTGGTACTACGCCTTATGGCTTTACTGTGCAGAACTGGGCCGGTGGTATCAGCTACACAGATAAAATAGGTTTAACCGGTTGGCGCCTTACAGCATCGCGCCGCCCCTTATCTAACTCTTTATTATCTTTTGCAGGCGCTAAAGACCCGCGTACAGGTACTGAATGGGGTGGGGTCATGGCCAATGGTGCAGCGCTGGGTTTAAGTTGGGATCAAGGCGGTGCTAATGGTGTTTGGGCGGACTTTAGTCATCACCAGCTGAGTGGTAAAAATGTTGCTGATAATTATCGCACACGCTTAATGGCAGGTTATTATCGGCGGCTGATTAATAATCCGAACGAAAGATTGACGCTCGGCATCAGCGGTATGCTTTGGCGTTATCAAAAGGACTTGGGCGAATACACTTTAGGTCAAGGTGGCTACTACAGCCCGCAACGCTATACTTCGCTATCTCTGCCTGTCAGCTATGCGCGGCGCACTGCGGATTGGTCATACGTTTTAGAAGGAAGCCTGTCTGTATCTCAAGCAAAGACACATGAGATGGACTACTACCCTATTCGCGGATTGATTGCAGAGCCGCTGCAAGAGCTGGCTGGCTTAGGCGTATCTGATACTGCTTTTATGGCGGCTAATCGCTCTAATGACGGCTCCAGTAGCGGCGTGGGTTATAGCATTCGCGGATTCCTCGAGCGCCGGTTAAATAATCATTGGGTGCTGGGCACAGGCTTAGACTGGCAATACAGTGAAGATTATTCACCCAGCCGAGCCGTGCTGTACTTACGTTATTCATTTGCACCATGGCAGGGTAATTTAAAATTGCCAGTCGAGCCGTTAACCCCTTACGCTGATTTCAAATAACAGTACTGAGTTAGAAGCTCAGTCGCACGGATAATTCATGACCAATGCTTGGCAGATTCAACAGATTGCGCAAAAAGTTCGCCGCGGCGCGGTGATTGCCTATCCTACGGAGGCGGTTTGGGGTTTGGGTTGTGATCCTTTTAACGCAACGGCTGTGGCGCGCTTGCTAGCTTTGAAAGAGCGGCCTGTGCATAAAGGTTTGATCTTAGTCGCGGCAGACATAAAGCAGTTTGCTTGGTTGCTGGACGGCTTAACTGCAGAGCAACTGCAGCAGTTAACAGACAGCTGGCCGGGCCCCAATACCTGGCTGGTGCCACACCATAACCGTGTGCCTGAGTGGATTTGTGGTGCACATGATAGTGTTGCTATTCGTGTCAGTGCTCATCCGCTGGTTGCGCAGCTTTGCACATTAACTGGCCCGTTGGTGTCGACTTCAGCCAACCCCAGCGGCCGTTTACCAGCGAAAAGCCGTTTACGCATTGAGCAGTATTTTCATGGCCAGCTTGATGCGGTGTTAAGCGGTGAGCTGGGCCAGAGCAGCAAGCCCAGCACCATCCGCGATTTGCGTACGGGGCAGGTGCTGCGTCCAGCTTAGGGTAATGGCCAACGAATATTTAGAGTTGCGCGCGTAGCTGCTGCAATACCGGCGCAGGGTCAGGGCGCACGCCTGTCCACAGATAAAAGGCTTCTGCTGCTTGCTCAACCAGCATGCCCAAGCCATCTAAAGTGCGCGCAGCGCCGTGTTGCTGCGCCCACTGATTAAAGACAGTGGTCTGCTTGCCGTACATCATATCGTAGCAGACGGTATCGCCGGCCTTGATCAAGGTGCTGGCTAGAGGTGGTAGGTCACCAGAGAGGCTGGCTGAGGTGCCATTGATAATGATATCCACAGGCTCGTCAATCCAGTCATAGCCACAGGCGGTCATCGGCCCTATGTCAGAAAACTCTTGCGCCAACTGCTCGGCTTTTTCAACGGTGCGATTGACGATGCACAGCTCTGCTGGTAGCTGAGCGAGCAGCGGCTCAAGCACACCGCGTACGGCACCACCGGCACCTAAAATTAAGATATTTTTACCGGCCAGCTCAACGTGGTTATTTAACAGATCATTGACTAACCCAGCGCCATCAGTGTTATCACCGAGCAGGCGACCATCATCGAGTTTTTTCAGGGTGTTAACGGCTTTGGCGCGTAGCGCACGCTCACTGAGTTGATCAGCGAGGGCAAAGGCCTGTTCTTTAAAGGGCACAGTGACATTGGCGCCGCTGCCTGTTTTAAAAAATGCTGTAACTGCTGAAGTAAAGTCATCTAAAGGTGCCAGTAGCGGTTCATAGCTGATTTGTTGGCCCGTTTGTTCTGCAAACAAGCGATGAATCAGTGGTGATTTACTGTGAGCAATGGGATTGCCAAATACGCCATAATATTTCATTTTCTTTGTGCCTCGCCAAGCCAGTCACGGTCTTGTAAAAAGTATTGGGTCAGTCGTGCTTCGCGGCTGTTGGCTGCAGGCTTCCAGTCGTAGCCCCAGCGCACCTGCGGTGGCAGCGACATTAAAATCGATTCTGTGCGCCCGCCTGACTGCAGGCCAAATAAAGTACCGCGGTCAAAGACTAAGTTGAACTCAACATAGCGTCCCCGGCGGTAGGCTTGGAACTCACGCTCTTGCTCAGTGAATGGCGTATGCCGGCGGCGTTCCACAATCGGCATATAAGCCTCAAGAAAGGCTTCACCGACGGCGCGCATAAAAGCAAAGCAGGTGGCAAAATCCCACTGATTAAGGTCGTCAAAAAATAGACCGCCAATGCCGCGTGGTTCATCGCGGTGCTTCAGGTAAAAGTAGCGATCGCACCAGGCTTTATAGTCAGCATACACCGTCTCGCCAAACGGCGCGCAGGCATCATGTGCGACTTGGTGCCAATGCACACAGTCTTCTTCTTCAGGGTAATAAGGGGTAAGGTCAAAGCCGCCGCCAAACCACCAGATTGGATCTTCTCCCTCCTTTCTGCAACAAACAAGCGCACATTGGCGTGCGAGGTTGGAATATGTGGGTTTTTGGGTGAATCACCAAGGATAAACCCATGGCTTGGAATGAGCGGCCCGCAACTCGGGGCGGTGCGCGCTGGCCGATGGCGGTAAAGAGTCGCCATAGACATGGGAAAAATTCACGCCGCCTTTTTCAATTAATGCGCCATTTTCTAAAACGCGGGTACGGCCCCCGCCGCCACTGGACGCTGCCAGCTTTCCTTAAAAAAAGAGCCGCCATCGGCCTGCTCTAAAGTCGCACAAAATACGCTCTTGTAGGTCCAGCAAATAGTTTTTTACGTCATCAATTGTTGCTGTCAAAATACGCTCCAAAAAGGGTGTACAGCACCACTCAAAATACTGTTCAAAAGAAATAATTAGTCGTTGCAGGCAAGCATACCGATTATCACAATATTGGGCTAACTGAATCAGGCAAATACCGCTACAGTTGTTATTGCTGAGTGCTTGCCCTAGTATTCGCACGCCGCATAAACGCCTCAAGAGAGAACATTAAGGCTCTATGGACAAATCTTGTACAGGCCCTTGCTGGGCTTTATTCGCTATTATGATCAGTGTGTTTTTGACGGTTTATGATGGACTGACCACGCTGGTTTTGAGTCGCGAGTCTCCATACGTTACCCGATGCCGGTCGCTTGGAGATTTAAAATGGATCACACCGATACAACCCTTACGCTCGCCTTGAGCGATGCCATTGGAAATAATGATTTTGATAGTGCCTTGGCTGCTGTTAAGAGTCTGCGCCCTGTTGATCTAGCAGATGTTTTAGAGCAGCTAGAGCCGACCCTGTGCTGGCGCTTACTGGAACGCTTACCTAAGCGTGCGGAAGTATTTAGTTATATTGAAGCTGACGAGCAAGTGCGTTTAGCCGTGAGTTTCCGCGCGCCACGCTGGCTGAATTAGTCAGTGAAATGCCGGCCGATGAGCGCACCGACTTATTTAAACGTTTTGACCAAAATCAGCGTGATATTTACCGGCGTTGGCGCAAGCTGAGCGTGAAGACATTCGTAAACTATCGGCCTATGTGGAAGGTACGGCCGGCGCCCTGATGACTTCGGATTATGCGCGCTGAAACAAGACATGAGTGTCGCTCAATCCCTAGCGTACTTACGTGATGAAGCACCCGATGCAGAAACAATTTATCAGGTTTATGTGATTGATGATGAGCGGCGTTTGCTGGGCGTGGTGTCATTGCGTGATTTAATTCTCGCCGACCTGAATAAGACGATTGAAGATTTGATGACCAGTGATGTGGTTAGCGCTGATGTGGGAGATGATCAAGAAGATATTGCCAAGAAAATTGCTCGCTATGATTTGTTGGCGTTGCCAATTATTGATGAGATTGGCGTACTGATTGGTATTGTCACTTATGATGATGCTATGGATGTGGTCAGTGCAGAGGCAACCGATGATATTCATAAATCGGCGGGTGTTAGCACCGTTATTGGTAACTTGAAAGACGCCAGTATTGGTTTGCTGTATCGCAAACGTGTTTTTTGGTTGGTATTACTGGTGTTTGGTAACTTATTCTCTGGTGCTGGAATTGCTCATTTTGAAGACATTATCGCCGCCAATATTGTTTTAGTGTTTTTTCTGCCGTTGCTGGTGGACAGCGGTGGTAACGCCGGTTCGCAGTCAGCCACCCTTATGGTGCGCGCTCTAGCTACCGGTGAAGTGGTAATGCGGGATTGGCTGCACTTGATTGGACGTGAAGCCTTGGTGGCGCTCGCGTTGGGTTGTACGATGGCGGCAGCGGTATCTGTTTTAGGCTATGTTCGTGGTGACGAGACTGTGGCCTTGGTGCTGGCGTTAAGTATGGTTTCGATTGTGATGATCGGTTGCATGATAGGCATGAGTTTACCCTTTGTGCTGAGTAAATTTAATTTTGACCCCAGCGCCAGTGCACCGTTAATTACCTCGGTGTGCGATGCGACCGGTGTGGTGACTTATTTATTTATTGCTTCACGTTTGCTGGCTGACTTATCGGTGGTGCCTGTCTAAATAGCATGGCTGTAGCGTGCTTTAGGTTTCTAGTACAAGCGTAAAAAAGCCCCAGTTCTTTGTAGAGAGCTGGGGCTTTTTGGTTTAAAG comes from Pseudomonas sp. C27(2019) and encodes:
- a CDS encoding L-threonylcarbamoyladenylate synthase, producing MTNAWQIQQIAQKVRRGAVIAYPTEAVWGLGCDPFNATAVARLLALKERPVHKGLILVAADIKQFAWLLDGLTAEQLQQLTDSWPGPNTWLVPHHNRVPEWICGAHDSVAIRVSAHPLVAQLCTLTGPLVSTSANPSGRLPAKSRLRIEQYFHGQLDAVLSGELGQSSKPSTIRDLRTGQVLRPA
- the aroE gene encoding shikimate dehydrogenase: MKYYGVFGNPIAHSKSPLIHRLFAEQTGQQISYEPLLAPLDDFTSAVTAFFKTGSGANVTVPFKEQAFALADQLSERALRAKAVNTLKKLDDGRLLGDNTDGAGLVNDLLNNHVELAGKNILILGAGGAVRGVLEPLLAQLPAELCIVNRTVEKAEQLAQEFSDIGPMTACGYDWIDEPVDIIINGTSASLSGDLPPLASTLIKAGDTVCYDMMYGKQTTVFNQWAQQHGAARTLDGLGMLVEQAAEAFYLWTGVRPDPAPVLQQLRAQL
- the mgtE gene encoding magnesium transporter; this translates as MSVAQSLAYLRDEAPDAETIYQVYVIDDERRLLGVVSLRDLILADLNKTIEDLMTSDVVSADVGDDQEDIAKKIARYDLLALPIIDEIGVLIGIVTYDDAMDVVSAEATDDIHKSAGVSTVIGNLKDASIGLLYRKRVFWLVLLVFGNLFSGAGIAHFEDIIAANIVLVFFLPLLVDSGGNAGSQSATLMVRALATGEVVMRDWLHLIGREALVALALGCTMAAAVSVLGYVRGDETVALVLALSMVSIVMIGCMIGMSLPFVLSKFNFDPSASAPLITSVCDATGVVTYLFIASRLLADLSVVPV